One region of Polypterus senegalus isolate Bchr_013 chromosome 11, ASM1683550v1, whole genome shotgun sequence genomic DNA includes:
- the LOC120539802 gene encoding glutamic acid-rich protein-like, translating to MFQASQSPYTEEIESGSHVSGSDSQRDKRENQKTPGNTKNKMTITVNLQDVFTETNRRLPMERKSVLKDKKKKTNGESQVHRSYKKNTRKDAYSYLKNGRTQIGNTTVSKVKIIDSLGVKKSEGLELTDANDTKVVLMVAKPYGVRILRYSNLPLENVSMKFLNQHEKTKQHNLNCQEKPRNNKMATPSRCDPTDCRLENSQNKSLQEWLKQKNVEMRKQRAAKRRVKKKEKEEKQRKVEEKQERLKISEQQVKVWLDRKRQEIFAYNKKGHNATNGKSSNLAIDGNKNILLLQSHRNTLAITNSAVFAEAIETPSAKDCLPLRSMMIVEGKPSSEDVTDACVLKKNTSPIEKSLFQQDNKNDQDQQCTDQPTVLSASTVKMTHPADSRFLGSSQKQRRRKECNQRKQGSLSSVNPCESAFGANEIVSLTSQKKESIDASLTSNGKATPKSKSSVTLSGNKDKHDMRSDKNDETFKNKQPGTSKKSIPLKEPVKKSILPGSEVQNNANLNHDSKTEPQKEKLTHSQWLQRKEEDRKRRENQKKKEIFVDQDLQKIVPKLARKRIEAMFDRKKRVDTGIAFARSKETEIVREPAKNTPRWLSKAQLSLALEQRFLHILSQEAFSAVYGNAEEEHVASPSQCDTDPQKNWEPTSVRNVEAERRELTALKFAERPEPQGSEEVNELTHY from the coding sequence ATGTTTCAGGCATCTCAGAGCCCATATACAGAGGAAATTGAGAGTGGCAGCCATGTTAGTGGCTCTGACAGCCAGAGAGACAAGAGAGAAAACCAAAAGACTCCaggaaatactaaaaataaaatgacaattacTGTCAATTTGCAGGATGTTTTCACAGAAACTAATAGAAGATTGCCCATGGAAAGAAAAAGTGTattaaaagacaagaaaaagaagacaaatggAGAATCTCAGGTGCACAggagttacaaaaaaaacacaagaaaagatGCCTACAGCTATCTAAAAAATGGAAGAACGCAGATAGGCAATACAACTGTTTCTAAAGTCAAAATAATTGATTCATTGGgagtaaaaaaaagtgaaggcTTAGAACTGACAGATGCAAATGATACAAAAGTAGTCCTCATGGTGGCAAAGCCTTATGGAGTGCGGATTCTTCGTTATTCAAATTTACCCCTTGAAAATGTTTCCATGAAGTTTTTAAACCAGCACGAAAAGACAAAACAGCACAACCTGAATTGTCAGGAGAAaccaagaaataataaaatggctACCCCATCTCGATGTGATCCTACAGACTGTAGGCTAGAAAATTCACAGAATAAGAGTCTTCAGGAGTGGCTGAAGCAAAAGAATGTAGAGATGAGAAAACAGAGAGCTGCcaaaagaagagtaaaaaagaaggagaaagaagagaaacaaaGGAAGGTGGAAGAAAAGCAAGAGAGGCTGAAAATATCAGAGCAGCAAGTGAAAGTCTGGTTGGATAGAAAGAGGCAAGAGATTTttgcatataataaaaaaggGCATAATGCAACAAATGGAAAATCGTCCAACCTGGCTATAGATGGAAATAAGAACATCTTACTTTTGCAAAGTCATAGAAACACTCTTGCTATAACTAATTCTGCTGTTTTTGCAGAGGCAATAGAAACACCTTCTGCGAAAGATTGTCTGCCCTTAAGGAGCATGATGATAGTTGAGGGAAAACCAAGTTCTGAAGATGTTACCGATgcctgtgttttaaaaaaaaacacatcacccATAGAGAAAAgtctttttcaacaagataataaAAATGACCAAGACCAACAATGCACTGACCAGCCTACTGTTCTTTCAGCTTCTACAGTGAAAATGACACATCCTGCAGATTCAAGGTTCCTTGGTTCTTCTCAGaagcagagaagaagaaaagaatgcaACCAAAGGAAGCAGGGAAGCTTATCGTCTGTTAATCCTTGTGAATCTGCTTTTGGAGCTAATGAGATAGTTTCATTGACATCCCAGAAAAAAGAGTCTATAGATGCTAGTCTGACTTCAAACGGAAAAGCAACCCCTAAATCTAAATCTTCAGTGACACTCTCAGGAAACAAAGACAAACATGATATGAGATCAGACAAGAATGACGAGACATTCAAAAATAAGCAACCTGGTACCTCAAAAAAATCAATTCCACTTAAGGAACCAGTAAAAAAATCAATACTCCCTGGGTCTGAAGTTCAAAACAATGCAAACTTGAACCATGACAGCAAAACAGAACCTCAAAAGGAAAAACTGACACATAGTCAGTGGctacagaggaaggaggaagacagaaagaggagagaaaatcagaaaaagaaggaAATCTTTGTTGATCAGGATCTCCAAAAGATTGTTCCAAAGCTGGCAAGAAAAAGAATAGAGGCAATGTTTGATAGAAAGAAAAGGGTTGATACTGGAATTGCTTTTGCCCgctcaaaagaaacagaaatagtTAGAGAGCCAGCAAAAAACACTCCTAGGTGGCTATCAAAGGCCCAGCTTTCCCTTGCACTGGAGCAAAGATTCTTGCATATTTTGTCCCAGGAAGCTTTTTCAGCTGTCTATGGAAATGCTGAAGAAGAACATGTTGCTAGTCCATCTCAGTGTGATACAGATCCACAAAAAAACTGGGAGCCAACCTCTGTCAGAAATGTAGAGGCAGAAAGGAGAGAATTAACTGCCTTAAAATTTGCAGAAAGGCCAGAGCCTCAGGGTAGCGAGGAAGTGAATGAATTGACACATTACTAA